In the Quadrisphaera setariae genome, TGCGGGAGAAGAGCGCTGACGGCGCCGACCGCGCTGGACGGGGCGCGCAGCGCCGCGGGCCGTGGGGCTGGGTGACGTCGCGCCGCGACGACGGGCCCGCGTGGGAGCGCCCGGCCCTGCTGGCGCTCCTGGTCGCGGCGGCGGTGACCTACCTGGTGACACTGGGCTCCTCCGGGTGGGCCAACTCCTTCTACTCCGCGGCCGTGCAGGCGGGGTCGGTGAGCTGGAAGGCGTTCCTGTTCGGCAGCTCTGACGGCGGGAACTCGATCACCGTCGACAAGCCGCCGGCGTCGCTGTGGGTGATGGCGCTGTCGGTGCGGATCTTCGGGCTCTCGTCGTGGGCGATCCTGGTGCCGCAGGCGCTCATGGGCGTGGCGACCACCGGCGTCCTCTACGCCGCCGTCCGCCGCCACTCCACCGCGGGAGCCGCGCTGCTGTCCGGCGTCGTCCTGCTCCTCACGCCGGTGGCAGCGCTGATGTTCCGGTTCAACAACCCCGACGCGCTGCTCGTGCTCCTCATGACGCTCGCCGCGTACACCGTGCTGCGGGCGCTGGAGGGCGGGCGCACCCGCTGGCTGCTGGCCGCGGGCGCCCTGGTCGGGCTGGGGTTCCTCACCAAGCAGCTGCAGGTGTTCCTCGTGCTGCCGGCGCTGGGAGCGACGTACCTCTTCTTCGGGCCCCGTCGAGCGGGTGCGCGCGTGCTGCAGCTGCTCGCTGCGGGTGCTGCGCTGCTGGTCTCCGCCGGCTGGTGGGTGGCGCTCGTGGAGCTGTGGCCCGCCTCGTCACGGCCCTACGTCGGCGGCTCGACCGACAACAGCTTCCTGGGCCTGACCCTCGGCTACAACGGCCTGGGCCGGCTGACCGGTGAGGAGACCGGATCGGTCGGCGGCGGCGGCGGCGGTGGCGGCGGCACCGGGATGTGGGGCGAGACCGGCATCACCCGCCTGTTCACCGCGGAGTTCGGCGGTCAGATCGCCTGGCTCGTCCCCGCAGCGCTGGTGATGGCCGTGGTCGCGCTGGTGCTCCTGCGCCGCCGTCCCCGCCTCGACGGGCAGCGCGCGCAGGTGGTGCTGTGGCTGACGTGGCTGCTGGTCACCGGCCTGGTGTTCAGCTTCATGTCGGGGATCATCCACGCGTACTACAGCGTCGCCCTGGCCCCGGCGGTCGCCGCGCTCGTGGGCGTGAGCGCGTCGCTGCTGTGGCGCGAGCGCGCCCGTCCGCTGGCCCTCGCCGGGCTGGCGGTGGCGACGGCCGGCACCGCGGTGTGGTCGTTCGTGCTGCTCTCGCGCAGCAGCGACTTCCTGCCCTGGCTGTCGTGGGTGGTGCTGGTGGTCGGCGTCCTGGCCGCCGTCGGGCTGGTCGCCTCGGCGCTGCGCCCGTCGGTCACGAAGGTCGTCGCGGGGCTCGCCCTCGCGGCCTCGCTGGCCGGGCCGCTCGCCTGCACCGTCCAGACCGTGGCGACGCCCCACACGGGCTCGATCGTCTCGGCCGGACCGACGGTCGCCGGGGCGATGGGCGGCTTCGGCGGTGGCGGCATGCGGGGAGGTTTCCCCGGTGGTCAGACCGGGACCGCGCCCGGCGGGACGGGG is a window encoding:
- a CDS encoding glycosyltransferase family 39 protein, with protein sequence MTMSYTADRADDASLREKSADGADRAGRGAQRRGPWGWVTSRRDDGPAWERPALLALLVAAAVTYLVTLGSSGWANSFYSAAVQAGSVSWKAFLFGSSDGGNSITVDKPPASLWVMALSVRIFGLSSWAILVPQALMGVATTGVLYAAVRRHSTAGAALLSGVVLLLTPVAALMFRFNNPDALLVLLMTLAAYTVLRALEGGRTRWLLAAGALVGLGFLTKQLQVFLVLPALGATYLFFGPRRAGARVLQLLAAGAALLVSAGWWVALVELWPASSRPYVGGSTDNSFLGLTLGYNGLGRLTGEETGSVGGGGGGGGGTGMWGETGITRLFTAEFGGQIAWLVPAALVMAVVALVLLRRRPRLDGQRAQVVLWLTWLLVTGLVFSFMSGIIHAYYSVALAPAVAALVGVSASLLWRERARPLALAGLAVATAGTAVWSFVLLSRSSDFLPWLSWVVLVVGVLAAVGLVASALRPSVTKVVAGLALAASLAGPLACTVQTVATPHTGSIVSAGPTVAGAMGGFGGGGMRGGFPGGQTGTAPGGTGTTTTPGAAGGTAAGGTAAAGGGSTGRTGGAGGGMGGLLNGSTPSAELVTLLEQDASSYTWVAATVGANNAAGYQLATQEPVMPIGGFNGTDASPTLEQFQAWVAEGKIHYFVPGRTGGEGQGTAAQITSWVEATFTAQTVGSTTVYDLTTGS